One Eurosta solidaginis isolate ZX-2024a chromosome 5, ASM4086904v1, whole genome shotgun sequence DNA segment encodes these proteins:
- the LOC137253304 gene encoding uncharacterized protein isoform X3, with amino-acid sequence MKMLEEIKQDAVPKSEVLAQQHLMRECKVTLKKVESSVCKITGEVRDKYMDEVASALPLQNVLEVLRVEERLKKAHMFKIKGISEDIPRVVKEIFSDTLMEEYNWAGAAGKKSLQKLSLFETFLRDVFIHQGHASYEKGMRKAVELSHHRMAQRKFGKKQKLVTAQTSPPAQ; translated from the exons ATGAAAATGTTGGAGGAAATAAAGCaagat GCGGTACCGAAGAGTGAAGTTTTGGCGCAACAGCACTTAATGCGAGAGTGCAAGGTGACGCTGAAGAAGGTGGAAAGCTCTGTGTGCAAAATTACTGGGGAAGTCAGAGACAAGTACATGGATGAAGTTGCCAGCGCATTGCCTCTCCAGAATGTATTAGAGGTTCTAAGGGTAGAAGAAAGATTGAAG AAGGCTCATATGTTCAAAATTAAGGGCATTTCAGAGGACATACCCCGAGTAGTTAAAGAAATTTTTAGTGACACGTTGATGGAAGAATACAACTGGGCGGGAGCAGCTGGAAAGAAAAGTCTCCAAAAGCTTTCCTTGTTCGAGACATTTCTTCGCG ATGTATTCATACACCAAGGACATGCATCGTATGAAAAAGGAATGAGAAAGGCGGTTGAACTCAGCCACCACAGGATGGCACAAAGGAAATTcggcaaaaagcaaaaattagttACTGCACAGACAAGCCCACCAGCGCAATGA
- the LOC137253304 gene encoding uncharacterized protein isoform X1, with protein sequence MKMLEEIKQDAVPKSEVLAQQHLMRECKVTLKKVESSVCKITGEVRDKYMDEVASALPLQNVLEVLRVEERLKVEEYAVAMKAHMFKIKGISEDIPRVVKEIFSDTLMEEYNWAGAAGKKSLQKLSLFETFLRDVFIHQGHASYEKGMRKAVELSHHRMAQRKFGKKQKLVTAQTSPPAQ encoded by the exons ATGAAAATGTTGGAGGAAATAAAGCaagat GCGGTACCGAAGAGTGAAGTTTTGGCGCAACAGCACTTAATGCGAGAGTGCAAGGTGACGCTGAAGAAGGTGGAAAGCTCTGTGTGCAAAATTACTGGGGAAGTCAGAGACAAGTACATGGATGAAGTTGCCAGCGCATTGCCTCTCCAGAATGTATTAGAGGTTCTAAGGGTAGAAGAAAGATTGAAGGTAGAGGAGTATGCTGTAGCAATG AAGGCTCATATGTTCAAAATTAAGGGCATTTCAGAGGACATACCCCGAGTAGTTAAAGAAATTTTTAGTGACACGTTGATGGAAGAATACAACTGGGCGGGAGCAGCTGGAAAGAAAAGTCTCCAAAAGCTTTCCTTGTTCGAGACATTTCTTCGCG ATGTATTCATACACCAAGGACATGCATCGTATGAAAAAGGAATGAGAAAGGCGGTTGAACTCAGCCACCACAGGATGGCACAAAGGAAATTcggcaaaaagcaaaaattagttACTGCACAGACAAGCCCACCAGCGCAATGA
- the LOC137253304 gene encoding uncharacterized protein isoform X2: MKMLEEIKQDAVPKSEVLAQQHLMRECKVTLKKVESSVCKITGEVRDKYMDEVASALPLQNVLEVLRVEERLKVEEYAVAMAHMFKIKGISEDIPRVVKEIFSDTLMEEYNWAGAAGKKSLQKLSLFETFLRDVFIHQGHASYEKGMRKAVELSHHRMAQRKFGKKQKLVTAQTSPPAQ, from the exons ATGAAAATGTTGGAGGAAATAAAGCaagat GCGGTACCGAAGAGTGAAGTTTTGGCGCAACAGCACTTAATGCGAGAGTGCAAGGTGACGCTGAAGAAGGTGGAAAGCTCTGTGTGCAAAATTACTGGGGAAGTCAGAGACAAGTACATGGATGAAGTTGCCAGCGCATTGCCTCTCCAGAATGTATTAGAGGTTCTAAGGGTAGAAGAAAGATTGAAGGTAGAGGAGTATGCTGTAGCAATG GCTCATATGTTCAAAATTAAGGGCATTTCAGAGGACATACCCCGAGTAGTTAAAGAAATTTTTAGTGACACGTTGATGGAAGAATACAACTGGGCGGGAGCAGCTGGAAAGAAAAGTCTCCAAAAGCTTTCCTTGTTCGAGACATTTCTTCGCG ATGTATTCATACACCAAGGACATGCATCGTATGAAAAAGGAATGAGAAAGGCGGTTGAACTCAGCCACCACAGGATGGCACAAAGGAAATTcggcaaaaagcaaaaattagttACTGCACAGACAAGCCCACCAGCGCAATGA